From Etheostoma spectabile isolate EspeVRDwgs_2016 chromosome 8, UIUC_Espe_1.0, whole genome shotgun sequence, a single genomic window includes:
- the LOC116693860 gene encoding cingulin-like protein 1 isoform X2, whose product MESHRLSGSPDIRIQKSCIQQHSPRGSQDNLFGVRVQIQGIKGQPYVVLNSSGQEIHRDVSVITHQAGYNPGMVRRSLDERHSPSESLRTATTSVFHYQKHPEILRPYDPESNNLNLVLPSAASVARPGELNTGLPSGTAKVTKPRIPLPAEGTMEDQSEVVQDKTPSSSRQVPARSPNSVGTDSFLSVGKLISQFNSSQRRGRPGPRNRLDPEQCRRSHSVDSVPTSYSSSSSSSSSSASSLKGIRGETPGGIYPPGSARARLLDGKASLAREENKPSTLKGHHEKETMSPHAAKLLQRAEKPSFSRLCSDQTDESDERETQQELSVDPPEDTAKQILFTYLQDGTTDDDSTTQKKVTQLLERVNNVKWKTVENVEEEEKGCAAEVKLLQEKQAALEKEVSELKQKLETEIKNEKTLAKACEKARTEKKKLQEELAKSQKELCKLSNRLAEIEAKLQSTKHELTQMKAERERSKMEMKDLQQQLSEMHDELDQAKKAEVINTEKEVLMEDLAQLRVDFQEMLQVKEEQEDMLHRRERELSALKGALKEEVETHDTYMAALKDEYENELEMLLRDLKLAKESSALLGQEKDEAEKERSAAKVQLKELSQDRDQLRGKVQELNSKVDQLSQAIQESKATERLLEQREKQLEREKQQVEEALKDVRRNEEEMCQSNQSLLTRLEDVQGKLTKLNYDHRDLKEKLKEERKQIEELWKTKTELEDVRRLQDRTVEQLQRKMNSIMEECEASTDVLQNQIDETRDKSQRELDELRRQLQEKGAELEKYRQAAKKLQEELLPLEEDLRRCRREQQEAQLRGRQLEQKVEELEERNTAMVGERERQFKAMEGRISQLEEDLNDERSSADRLMERLDKTKEQMDQMRNELMHERAVKQDLECDKMSLERQNKDLKSRVTHLEGSQRPNQDSLVSKLNSRIQELEERLQGEERDNNSLQQANRKLERKVKEMKMQTDDEHINLQSQSDQLTQRLKTAKRQMDEAEEEIERLEHAKKKLQRELDEQIEANEQLHGQLSSLRNEMRRKRKSPPLIKVMEDDVNDVDDIGSD is encoded by the exons ATGGAGTCTCACAGACTGAGCGGCTCACCGGATATCAGGATACAGAAGAGCTGCATACAACAACACAGTCCCAGAGGCAGCCAGGACAACTTGTTTGGAGTCAGGGTGCAGATCCAAGGGATTAAAGGTCAACCCTACGTGGTTCTGAACAGTTCTGGCCAGGAGATCCACCGGGACGTCTCAGTCATCACTCACCAGGCGGGGTACAATCCTGGCATGGTGAGGAGGTCTCTGGATGAAAGACATTCCCCTTCTGAGTCACTGAGGACTGCAACCACCTCCGTGTTTCATTATCAGAAACACCCAGAGATTCTGAGACCGTATGACCCTGAAAGCAATAACCTGAACTTAGTCCTTCCTTCAGCAGCTTCAGTTGCTCGACCTGGAGAGCTCAACACTGGCCTTCCTTCTGGGACTGCTAAGGTGACCAAACCCAGGATCCCTCTGCCTGCTGAGGGCACAATGGAAGACCAGAGTGAGGTGGTCCAGGACAAGACACCTTCCTCATCTAGACAAGTCCCTGCAAGGTCCCCAAACTCGGTGGGTACAGACTCCTTCCTATCTGTAGGGAAGCTAATAAGCCAATTCAACAGCAGCCAACGGAGGGGAAGGCCAGGCCCAAGGAACAGGTTGGACCCAGAGCAGTGTCGAAGGTCGCACAGCGTGGACAGTGTTCCAACCTCGTactcctcgtcctcgtcctcttcCTCCAGCAGTGCCTCGTCTCTGAAGGGCATCAGGGGTGAGACCCCAGGTGGGATATATCCTCCGGGGTCAGCCAGGGCCAGACTCCTTGACGGAAAAGCCTCTTTGGCAAGGGAGGAGAACAAGCCCAGCACACTTAAAGGACACCATGAAAAAGAGACGATGTCTCCACATGCTGCAAAATTACTTCAGAGAGCAGAGAAACCGTCCTTCTCCAGGTTATGTAGTGACCAGACTGATGAATCTGATGAAAGAGAAACACAG CAAGAACTCTCAGTAGACCCACCTGAagacacagcaaaacaaatactgttcACTTACCTCCAGGATGG GACAACTGATGATGACTCCACCACTCAGAAGAAAGTCACCCAGCTGCTTGAAAGGGTCAACAATGTCAAGTGGAAGACTGTTGAaaatgtggaggaggaggagaaa GGTTGTGCAGCCGAGGTGAAGCTTTTGCAGGAGAAACAGGCGGCGCTGGAGAAAGAAGTGTCTGAATTAAAGCAAAAACTGGAAACAGAGATTAAG aatgAAAAGACTCTAGCCAAGGCTTGTGAAAAGGCcaggacagagaagaagaaacttCAGGAAGAGTTGGCCAAAAGTCAGAAGGAGCTCTGCAAACTCAGCAACAGACTGGCTGAGATCGAGGCCAAACTTCAGTCTACCAAACACGA GCTGACTCAGatgaaggcagagagagagcgatcTAAGATGGAGATGAAAGACCTTCAACAGCAGCTCTCTGAGATGCACGATGAGTTGGACCAAGCCAAGAAGGCAGAGGTGATAAATACCGAGAAAGAAGTCCTTATGGAG GATTTGGCGCAGCTGCGTGTGGACTTTCAGGAGATGCTGCAGGtgaaggaggagcaggaggataTGCTGCACCGCAGGGAGAGGGAGCTCAGCGCCCTGAAGGGGGCGCTCAAAGAGGAGGTGGAGACTCATGACACATACATGGCCGCTCTGAAGGATGAATATGAGAATGAGCTTGAAATGCTGCTCAGGGATTTAAAACTGGCTAAAGAG AGCAGTGCTCTGCTGGGTCAAGAGAAGGatgaagcagagaaagagagaagtgcAGCTAAGGTGCAGTTAAAGGAGCTGAGCCAGGACAGAGATCAGCTGAGAGGAAAGGTGCAGGAGCTGAACAGCAAGGTGGATCAGTTGAGTCAGGCAATCCAGGAGTCTAAAGCCACAGAGAGACTGCTGGAGCAGAGAGAAAAGCAGCTGGAG AGGGAAAAGCAGCAGGTTGAGGAAGCACTGAAAGATGTGAGGAGGAATGAGGAGGAGATGTGTCAGTCTAACCAGTCTCTACTCACTCGCTTAGAGGACGTGCAG GGTAAGTTAACCAAGCTAAACTATGACCACAGGGACCTGAAGGAGAAGCTtaaggaggagaggaaacaaataGAGGAGCTGTGGAAGACTAAAACTGAGCTAGAGGATGTGAGGAGGCTGCAGGACCGGACTGTGGAGCAACTGCAGAGGAAG ATGAATAGCATTATGGAGGAGTGCGAGGCTTCTACAGATGTACTTCAGAACCAGATCGATGAGACCAGAGACAAGAGTCAGAGGGAGTTGGACGAGCTGCGAAGACAGCTGCAGGAAAAGGGAGCAGAGCTGGAGAAATACCGACAGGCAGCCAAAAAACTTCAGGAAGAG CTGCTTCCTCTGGAGGAGGATCTGCGGCGGTGTCGCAGGGAGCAGCAGGAGGCCCAGCTGAGGGGCCGGCAGCTGGAGCAGAaggtggaggagctggaggagaggaACACAGCCATGGTGGGAGAGCGAGAGCGCCAGTTCAAAGCCATGGAG GGACGTATCAGCCAACTAGAAGAAGATCTTAATGATGAGCGCAGCAGTGCTGACCGCCTGATGGAAAGATTAGACAAAACCAAAGAGCAG ATGGATCAGATGAGGAACGAGCTGATGCACGAGAGAGCAGTCAAGCAGGACCTTGAGTGTGACAAGATGAGCCTGGAGAGACAG AATAAAGACCTAAAGAGCAGAGTGACTCATTTGGAAGGATCGCAGAGGCCAAACCAGGATTCACTCGTCTCCAAACTGAACAGCCGCATCCAGGAACTTGAGGAAAGGTTGCAAGGAGAAGAGAG AGACAACAACAGCCTGCAACAAGCGAACCGCAAGCTGGAGCGCAAAGTGAAGGAGATGAAGATGCAGACGGACGACGAACACATCAACCTGCAGAGCCAGAGCGACCAG CTGACTCAGAGACTGAAGACGGCAAAGAGGCAGATGGATGAGGCGGAGGAGGAGATTGAGCGTCTGGAACATGCCAAAAAGAAGTTGCAGAGAGAACTGGATGAGCAGATCGAGGCTAACGAGCAGCTTCATGGCCAACTTAGCTCACTACGGAATGAGATGAG GCGTAAGAGGAAATCCCCTCCTCTCATTAAGGTCATGGAGGACGATGTGAACGACGTGGATGACATTGGATCTGATTGA
- the aqp9a gene encoding aquaporin-9a — protein sequence MEIQHKTSMRQHCAIKHGILKEFLAEFLGTFVLVLFGCGSVAQTVLSRNTLGEPLTVHIGFSVGLMMAAYVAGGVSGGHVNPAVSLAMVVLGKLKIWKFPFYVIAQFLGAFAGAAAVFGLYYDAFMDFTSGIFSVTGINATGHIFASYPSRHLSILGGFIDQVMGTGMLVLCILAIIDGGNIGAPKGVEPLAIGLVIMAIGVSMGLNCGYPLNPARDLGPRLFTAVAGWGMEVFSTAENWWWIPVAGPMVGGLVAALLYYLLIELHHQRDEPEKPQEEELEEEEDEDEEDISLKDKYEMITMS from the exons ATGGAAATACAGCACAAGACAAGCATGAGGCAACACTGTGCTATCAAACATGGAATACTCAAGGAATTCCTGGCAGAATTCCTGGGGACATTTGTCTTGGTT TTGTTTGGATGCGGCTCAGTTGCTCAGACCGTCCTTAGTCGAAACACCCTGGGTGAGCCCCTCACCGTCCACATCGGCTTCTCTGTGGGACTGATGATGGCAGCGTATGTAGCCGGTGGAGTGTCAG GGGGGCACGTGAACCCTGCTGTGTCTCTGGCCATGGTGGTTCTGGGCAAACTGAAGATCTGGAAGTTTCCCTTCTATGTCATTGCTCAGTTTCTTGGTGCttttgctggagctgctgcagtTTTTGGATTATACTATG ATGCTTTCATGGACTTCACCAGTGGGATTTTTTCAGTGACGGGAATCAATGCAACAGGTCACATTTTTGCTTCCTACCCTTCGAGACACCTGTCAATCCTCGGAGGCTTTATTGATCAG GTGATGGGGACAGGTATGCTGGTCCTGTGTATCCTGGCTATTATTGATGGTGGAAACATTGGAGCTCCCAAAGGTGTAGAGCCGCTGGCGATTGGTCTGGTCATTATGGCCATCGGTGTGTCCATGGGACTGAACTGTGGCTACCCCCTGAACCCTGCTAGAGACCTGGGACCCCGACTGTTCACAGCTGTAGCCGGATGGGGGATGGAAGTCTTCAG cactGCAGAAAACTGGTGGTGGATCCCTGTGGCGGGGCCCATGGTGGGGGGGCTGGTTGCAGCCCTCCTCTACTATCTGCTCATTGAGCTGCACCACCAGCGCGATGAGCCCGAAAAGCCCCAGGAGGAGgagttggaggaggaggaagacgaggatGAAGAGGACATCAGTCTGAAGGACAAATATGAGATGATCACCATGAgctaa
- the LOC116693876 gene encoding transcription factor 12, which translates to MYCAHPVSGTGNNSLMYCYNMKPVYGQSPTNDDINQNSHSHSSNKAHNNVFASTFFEGTSNSPDIWNAVNGLNQQGYEGALGAATTHQTQPGSYSSLQPPQHGHLDYSPHSVMAADMNRGLPPMSTFHRNNTASHTPSINTSENSTVSGRKGHVSGGSQTGDTLGKALASIYSPDHTSSSFPSSSSTPVRSPSPLPNAAEPAGTNMWPRNSVQAPVSPHYESSLISLSQVEDRLDRLDDVIHVLRNHAVGPTAGLPTDIHCLLNQNLHGHLGSASALPLTCHTSAMVEAVNMNNNHSAFQSRTQNGHPYSSRQRTLKPMQSGGGLGVQSNLELKMESGHREEMMHTNHSHSSDSQRSDEESEHKTQGENSGCNSIHEDEDLSPEQKAERERDRRMANNARERLRVRDINEAFKELGHMCQLHLKSEKPQTKLLVLHQAVAVILSLEQQVRERNLNPKAACLRRREEEKASAVMTDPQSMHLAFHPSLTDPANPMGHL; encoded by the exons ATGTACTGTGCTCATCCTGTCTCTGGCACAGGCAACAACTCATTGATGTATTGCTACAACATGAAACCA GTTTATGGGCAGTCTCCCACTAATGACGACATCAACCAGAACTCACATTCACATTCGTCCAACAAGGCCCACAACAATGTGTTTGCAAGCACCTTCTTTG AGGGGACGAGCAATTCGCCCGACATCTGGAATGCTGTAAATGGGCTGAACCAGCAGGGCTATGAAGGTGCATTGGGAGCAGCTACAACCCACCAAACACAGCCGGGAAGCTACAGCAGCCTGCAGCCGCCACAACACGGCCACCTG GACTACTCCCCACATTCAGTGATGGCTGCTGACATGAACAGGGGTCTCCCACCAATGTCCACTTTTCACCGCAACAATACAGCGTCACACACTCCATCAATCAACACCTCAGAGAACTCAACAG tctCAGGGCGCAAGGGACATGTGTCAGGAGGATCACAGACGGGCGATACCTTGGGCAAAGCTCTGGCCTCT ATTTATTCCCCCGATCACACCAGCAGCAGCTTCCCCTCCAGTTCGTCCACACCGGTGAGGTCTCCGTCTCCGCTGCCCAACGCAGCTGAACCTGCAG GTACCAACATGTGGCCCCGGAATTCAGTTCAGGCACCAGTGTCACCACACTATGAGTCTTCACTTATATCATTG TCTCAGGTGGAGGACAGACTAGACAGACTGGACGATGTGATCCACGTCCTGAGGAACCATGCTGTGGGCCCCACAGCCGGCCTACCCACTGACATCCACTGCCTGCTAAACCAGAACCTCCACGGCCACCTGGGATCTGCCAGCGCTCTACCGCTCACCTGCCACACTTCAGCCATG GTTGAAGCTGTCAATATGAACAACAACCACTCAGCCTTCCAGAGCCGCACACAAAATGGCCACCCATATTCATCCAGACAGAGGACTCTTAAGCCCATGCAAAGTGGAG GAGGTCTGGGAGTCCAGAGTAATCTGGAGCTGAAAATGGAAAGTGGGCATAGGGAAGAGATGATGCACACCAATCACAGTCACAGCTCTGACAGCCAGAGATCAGATGAAGAGAgcgaacacaaaacacaaggagAAAACAGCGGATGTAACAG TATCCATGAGGATGAGGATCTGAGCCCGGAGCAGAAGGCCGAACGTGAGCGTGACAGGAGGATGGCCAACAACGCCCGTGAGCGTCTGCGTGTGAGGGACATCAACGAGGCCTTTAAGGAGCTGGGCCACATGTGTCAGCTGCACCTGAAGAGTGAGAAGCCACAGACCAAGCTGCTGGTGCTGCACCAGGCCGTGGCAGTGATCCTTAGCCTGGAACAACAAGTCAGAG AGAGGAACCTGAACCCGAAGGCAGCGTGTCTgcggagaagagaagaagagaaggcgTCTGCAGTCATGACGGATCCACAGTCCATGCATCTCGCTTTCCATCCCAGCCTGACAGACCCAGCAAACCCCATGGGCCACCTCTGA
- the LOC116693860 gene encoding cingulin-like protein 1 isoform X1 has protein sequence MESHRLSGSPDIRIQKSCIQQHSPRGSQDNLFGVRVQIQGIKGQPYVVLNSSGQEIHRDVSVITHQAGYNPGMVRRSLDERHSPSESLRTATTSVFHYQKHPEILRPYDPESNNLNLVLPSAASVARPGELNTGLPSGTAKVTKPRIPLPAEGTMEDQSEVVQDKTPSSSRQVPARSPNSVGTDSFLSVGKLISQFNSSQRRGRPGPRNRLDPEQCRRSHSVDSVPTSYSSSSSSSSSSASSLKGIRGETPGGIYPPGSARARLLDGKASLAREENKPSTLKGHHEKETMSPHAAKLLQRAEKPSFSRLCSDQTDESDERETQVTPDLLKGQQELSVDPPEDTAKQILFTYLQDGTTDDDSTTQKKVTQLLERVNNVKWKTVENVEEEEKGCAAEVKLLQEKQAALEKEVSELKQKLETEIKNEKTLAKACEKARTEKKKLQEELAKSQKELCKLSNRLAEIEAKLQSTKHELTQMKAERERSKMEMKDLQQQLSEMHDELDQAKKAEVINTEKEVLMEDLAQLRVDFQEMLQVKEEQEDMLHRRERELSALKGALKEEVETHDTYMAALKDEYENELEMLLRDLKLAKESSALLGQEKDEAEKERSAAKVQLKELSQDRDQLRGKVQELNSKVDQLSQAIQESKATERLLEQREKQLEREKQQVEEALKDVRRNEEEMCQSNQSLLTRLEDVQGKLTKLNYDHRDLKEKLKEERKQIEELWKTKTELEDVRRLQDRTVEQLQRKMNSIMEECEASTDVLQNQIDETRDKSQRELDELRRQLQEKGAELEKYRQAAKKLQEELLPLEEDLRRCRREQQEAQLRGRQLEQKVEELEERNTAMVGERERQFKAMEGRISQLEEDLNDERSSADRLMERLDKTKEQMDQMRNELMHERAVKQDLECDKMSLERQNKDLKSRVTHLEGSQRPNQDSLVSKLNSRIQELEERLQGEERDNNSLQQANRKLERKVKEMKMQTDDEHINLQSQSDQLTQRLKTAKRQMDEAEEEIERLEHAKKKLQRELDEQIEANEQLHGQLSSLRNEMRRKRKSPPLIKVMEDDVNDVDDIGSD, from the exons ATGGAGTCTCACAGACTGAGCGGCTCACCGGATATCAGGATACAGAAGAGCTGCATACAACAACACAGTCCCAGAGGCAGCCAGGACAACTTGTTTGGAGTCAGGGTGCAGATCCAAGGGATTAAAGGTCAACCCTACGTGGTTCTGAACAGTTCTGGCCAGGAGATCCACCGGGACGTCTCAGTCATCACTCACCAGGCGGGGTACAATCCTGGCATGGTGAGGAGGTCTCTGGATGAAAGACATTCCCCTTCTGAGTCACTGAGGACTGCAACCACCTCCGTGTTTCATTATCAGAAACACCCAGAGATTCTGAGACCGTATGACCCTGAAAGCAATAACCTGAACTTAGTCCTTCCTTCAGCAGCTTCAGTTGCTCGACCTGGAGAGCTCAACACTGGCCTTCCTTCTGGGACTGCTAAGGTGACCAAACCCAGGATCCCTCTGCCTGCTGAGGGCACAATGGAAGACCAGAGTGAGGTGGTCCAGGACAAGACACCTTCCTCATCTAGACAAGTCCCTGCAAGGTCCCCAAACTCGGTGGGTACAGACTCCTTCCTATCTGTAGGGAAGCTAATAAGCCAATTCAACAGCAGCCAACGGAGGGGAAGGCCAGGCCCAAGGAACAGGTTGGACCCAGAGCAGTGTCGAAGGTCGCACAGCGTGGACAGTGTTCCAACCTCGTactcctcgtcctcgtcctcttcCTCCAGCAGTGCCTCGTCTCTGAAGGGCATCAGGGGTGAGACCCCAGGTGGGATATATCCTCCGGGGTCAGCCAGGGCCAGACTCCTTGACGGAAAAGCCTCTTTGGCAAGGGAGGAGAACAAGCCCAGCACACTTAAAGGACACCATGAAAAAGAGACGATGTCTCCACATGCTGCAAAATTACTTCAGAGAGCAGAGAAACCGTCCTTCTCCAGGTTATGTAGTGACCAGACTGATGAATCTGATGAAAGAGAAACACAG GTCACTCCTGATCTTCTGAAAGGACAGCAAGAACTCTCAGTAGACCCACCTGAagacacagcaaaacaaatactgttcACTTACCTCCAGGATGG GACAACTGATGATGACTCCACCACTCAGAAGAAAGTCACCCAGCTGCTTGAAAGGGTCAACAATGTCAAGTGGAAGACTGTTGAaaatgtggaggaggaggagaaa GGTTGTGCAGCCGAGGTGAAGCTTTTGCAGGAGAAACAGGCGGCGCTGGAGAAAGAAGTGTCTGAATTAAAGCAAAAACTGGAAACAGAGATTAAG aatgAAAAGACTCTAGCCAAGGCTTGTGAAAAGGCcaggacagagaagaagaaacttCAGGAAGAGTTGGCCAAAAGTCAGAAGGAGCTCTGCAAACTCAGCAACAGACTGGCTGAGATCGAGGCCAAACTTCAGTCTACCAAACACGA GCTGACTCAGatgaaggcagagagagagcgatcTAAGATGGAGATGAAAGACCTTCAACAGCAGCTCTCTGAGATGCACGATGAGTTGGACCAAGCCAAGAAGGCAGAGGTGATAAATACCGAGAAAGAAGTCCTTATGGAG GATTTGGCGCAGCTGCGTGTGGACTTTCAGGAGATGCTGCAGGtgaaggaggagcaggaggataTGCTGCACCGCAGGGAGAGGGAGCTCAGCGCCCTGAAGGGGGCGCTCAAAGAGGAGGTGGAGACTCATGACACATACATGGCCGCTCTGAAGGATGAATATGAGAATGAGCTTGAAATGCTGCTCAGGGATTTAAAACTGGCTAAAGAG AGCAGTGCTCTGCTGGGTCAAGAGAAGGatgaagcagagaaagagagaagtgcAGCTAAGGTGCAGTTAAAGGAGCTGAGCCAGGACAGAGATCAGCTGAGAGGAAAGGTGCAGGAGCTGAACAGCAAGGTGGATCAGTTGAGTCAGGCAATCCAGGAGTCTAAAGCCACAGAGAGACTGCTGGAGCAGAGAGAAAAGCAGCTGGAG AGGGAAAAGCAGCAGGTTGAGGAAGCACTGAAAGATGTGAGGAGGAATGAGGAGGAGATGTGTCAGTCTAACCAGTCTCTACTCACTCGCTTAGAGGACGTGCAG GGTAAGTTAACCAAGCTAAACTATGACCACAGGGACCTGAAGGAGAAGCTtaaggaggagaggaaacaaataGAGGAGCTGTGGAAGACTAAAACTGAGCTAGAGGATGTGAGGAGGCTGCAGGACCGGACTGTGGAGCAACTGCAGAGGAAG ATGAATAGCATTATGGAGGAGTGCGAGGCTTCTACAGATGTACTTCAGAACCAGATCGATGAGACCAGAGACAAGAGTCAGAGGGAGTTGGACGAGCTGCGAAGACAGCTGCAGGAAAAGGGAGCAGAGCTGGAGAAATACCGACAGGCAGCCAAAAAACTTCAGGAAGAG CTGCTTCCTCTGGAGGAGGATCTGCGGCGGTGTCGCAGGGAGCAGCAGGAGGCCCAGCTGAGGGGCCGGCAGCTGGAGCAGAaggtggaggagctggaggagaggaACACAGCCATGGTGGGAGAGCGAGAGCGCCAGTTCAAAGCCATGGAG GGACGTATCAGCCAACTAGAAGAAGATCTTAATGATGAGCGCAGCAGTGCTGACCGCCTGATGGAAAGATTAGACAAAACCAAAGAGCAG ATGGATCAGATGAGGAACGAGCTGATGCACGAGAGAGCAGTCAAGCAGGACCTTGAGTGTGACAAGATGAGCCTGGAGAGACAG AATAAAGACCTAAAGAGCAGAGTGACTCATTTGGAAGGATCGCAGAGGCCAAACCAGGATTCACTCGTCTCCAAACTGAACAGCCGCATCCAGGAACTTGAGGAAAGGTTGCAAGGAGAAGAGAG AGACAACAACAGCCTGCAACAAGCGAACCGCAAGCTGGAGCGCAAAGTGAAGGAGATGAAGATGCAGACGGACGACGAACACATCAACCTGCAGAGCCAGAGCGACCAG CTGACTCAGAGACTGAAGACGGCAAAGAGGCAGATGGATGAGGCGGAGGAGGAGATTGAGCGTCTGGAACATGCCAAAAAGAAGTTGCAGAGAGAACTGGATGAGCAGATCGAGGCTAACGAGCAGCTTCATGGCCAACTTAGCTCACTACGGAATGAGATGAG GCGTAAGAGGAAATCCCCTCCTCTCATTAAGGTCATGGAGGACGATGTGAACGACGTGGATGACATTGGATCTGATTGA